Proteins co-encoded in one Stenotrophomonas maltophilia genomic window:
- a CDS encoding response regulator, with product MTDDPIRVLMVEDQTDLREMIGLALRDFGIDVSTTADAQEAAALLKGEARFDVVFSDISMPNGMSGIELSEHVAREQPQARMILSSGYARSQLPPLPEQVEFLPKPYRLRQLVQLLKQE from the coding sequence ATGACCGATGACCCGATCCGCGTACTGATGGTGGAGGACCAGACCGATCTGCGCGAGATGATCGGCCTGGCCCTGCGCGACTTCGGCATCGACGTGTCCACGACCGCCGATGCCCAAGAAGCGGCCGCGCTGCTGAAGGGCGAAGCGCGTTTCGATGTGGTGTTCAGTGACATCAGCATGCCCAACGGCATGTCCGGCATCGAGCTGAGTGAACACGTCGCCCGCGAACAGCCACAGGCGCGGATGATCCTGTCGTCCGGCTATGCGCGTTCGCAGCTGCCCCCGCTGCCCGAGCAGGTGGAATTCCTGCCCAAGCCCTACCGCCTGCGCCAGTTGGTGCAGCTGCTGAAGCAGGAGTGA
- a CDS encoding two-component system sensor histidine kinase NtrB, translated as MDAAASTTSVLTDPSRQLRLLIDSVRDHALYLLDPEGIVCSWNPGAERIKGYSAAEVVGTHFGRFYLATDREAGEPQRLLRVAAQQGHVASEGWRVRRDGSSFRASVVIEPVVEAGELLGFVKITRDITEQWQAQRLLRDAQRALRNTQQFETVGRLSRGLSHEFNNLLTTIGNALDLLAMRVGSDDRRAVELLDAAQAATDRGALLTRQLLAFSTGQTLIREPLDINAQLQHWLPDLQRACPPTVVLDLRLTPGLPAVSTDAMQLQTALSNLVANAVEATLDGGRVLVATALEHRLDPDADSTLQRGYVTLSVCDEGHGMAADIAERATEPFFTTKDIGKGSGLGLSQVFGFTTQSGGFVDVSTTPGVGTTVSLLLPAIEDPADDR; from the coding sequence GTGGACGCAGCCGCTTCTACGACGTCCGTGCTGACGGACCCTTCCCGCCAATTGCGACTGCTGATCGACAGCGTGCGCGACCATGCGCTGTACCTGCTTGATCCCGAAGGCATCGTGTGCAGCTGGAACCCGGGCGCAGAGCGCATCAAGGGCTATTCAGCCGCTGAAGTGGTTGGAACGCACTTCGGACGCTTCTATCTGGCCACCGACCGCGAGGCCGGCGAGCCGCAACGCCTGCTTCGCGTCGCCGCGCAGCAGGGCCATGTCGCCAGCGAAGGCTGGCGGGTACGCCGTGATGGGTCTTCGTTCCGCGCCAGCGTGGTCATCGAGCCGGTGGTCGAAGCCGGCGAACTGCTCGGCTTCGTCAAGATCACCCGCGACATCACCGAGCAGTGGCAGGCACAACGGCTGCTGCGCGATGCCCAGCGTGCGCTGCGCAACACCCAGCAGTTCGAGACGGTGGGCCGGCTCAGCCGGGGGCTGTCGCACGAGTTCAACAACCTGCTGACCACCATCGGCAATGCGCTGGATCTGCTGGCCATGCGCGTAGGCAGCGACGACAGGCGCGCGGTCGAACTGCTGGATGCGGCCCAGGCCGCCACCGACCGCGGCGCGCTGCTGACCCGCCAGCTGCTGGCCTTCAGCACCGGGCAGACCCTGATCCGCGAGCCACTGGACATCAACGCACAGCTGCAGCACTGGCTGCCGGACCTGCAGCGCGCCTGCCCGCCCACGGTGGTGCTGGACCTGCGGCTGACGCCCGGCCTGCCCGCGGTGAGCACCGACGCGATGCAGCTGCAGACCGCGCTGAGCAATCTGGTGGCCAATGCCGTGGAAGCTACCCTCGATGGCGGCCGCGTCCTGGTGGCCACCGCACTGGAGCATCGGCTCGACCCGGATGCGGACAGCACGTTGCAACGTGGCTATGTCACCCTCAGCGTCTGTGACGAGGGCCATGGCATGGCTGCCGACATCGCCGAGCGCGCAACCGAACCCTTCTTCACCACCAAGGACATCGGCAAGGGCAGCGGTCTGGGCCTGAGCCAGGTGTTCGGATTCACCACCCAGAGCGGCGGCTTCGTCGACGTGTCCACCACGCCCGGTGTCGGCACCACGGTCAGCCTGCTGCTCCCTGCAATAGAGGACCCTGCCGATGACCGATGA